The following are encoded together in the Brassica napus cultivar Da-Ae chromosome A9, Da-Ae, whole genome shotgun sequence genome:
- the LOC106383461 gene encoding uncharacterized protein LOC106383461, which translates to MSVSTWPDISHLSISTPELVNTLRQMGQQVKWPPKMKAPDSFQNPRLWCDFHRDHGHKTEDCVALKIKVNELLQKGHLREFLSEKAKAHLSKEVSGKSKRDAPSSPPRQDRVIHVISGGSESGLSHAAAKKSTRNAKHGLETAQPKRLLLGTDEIRFTAKEQEKILAPHHDALVVSLTIAICLVKRILVYNGSSSNIIFLTAYQDLGLEENTLTRKVTPLIGFSVARSRKPMGRLFYQYMLKGYTYLPNSWSWTANRHTT; encoded by the coding sequence ATGTCTGTGTCTACCTGGCCCGATATCTCCCATCTCTCAATATCCACACCAGAGCTGGTCAACACGCTGAGGCAGATGGGTCAACAGGTCAAGTGGCCCCCAAAGATGAAAGCACCTGACTCATTCCAGAACCCGAGACTCTGGTGCGACTTCCATCGCGATCACGGCCACAAAACAGAAGACTGCGTCGCCCTGAAGATCAAGGTCAACGAACTGCTCCAAAAGGGGCATCTCCGAGAATTCCTTTCAGAGAAAGCCAAGGCTCATCTTAGCAAAGAAGTATCAGGGAAATCCAAAAGAGATGCACCAAGCTCACCACCTCGCCAGGATCGGGTGATTCATGTCATCTCAGGAGGCTCTGAAAGTGGCTTGAGCCATGCAGCTGCGAAGAAGAGCACCCGTAATGCTAAACACGGCCTGGAGACTGCTCAACCTAAACGCCTACTTCTAGGTACCGACGAGataaggttcacagccaaggagCAAGAGAAGATATTAGCTCCCCACCATGACGCTCTAGTTGTCTCTCTCACCATAGCGATCTGTTTGGTGAAAAGAATACTAGTATACAACGGGTCCTCCAGCAATATCATCTTCCTGACGGCGTACCAAGACCTGGGGTTAGAGGAGAATACCCTGACGCGCAAAGTAACTCCACTCATCGGGTTCAGTGTGGCGAGGTCAAGAAAACCGATGGGGAGGTTGTTCTACCAGTATATGCTGAAGGGATATACCTATCTACCAAATTCCTGGTCGTGGACTGCCAATCGGCATACAACATGA